One genomic region from Populus nigra chromosome 8, ddPopNigr1.1, whole genome shotgun sequence encodes:
- the LOC133702149 gene encoding uncharacterized protein LOC133702149 → MEPAKNLELIDQAIKKLLAEKRNKESSGDDGFLQDDNDQLLLSKLLSELESLKGNDVKLEQSDISPGAAEEEEEEVNSPAIGEVLSRHENSIENTTAGEIVKELRKLRRQNFVTQCLLSAMIVLTVAWQVSQVSIILQVKDGLSDPFKSFGSMLNGMLKRSGTKGQDSENQQSEVVPVKVPPFKIPELPHIDLGSNIE, encoded by the exons ATGGAACCAGCCAAAAATCTGGAGCTCATTGATCAGGCTATCAAGAAGCTTTTAgcagagaaaagaaacaaagaatccTCTGGTGATGATGGTTTCCTCCAGGATGATAACGATCAACTTCTCCTCTCCAAATTGCTTTCCGAG TTGGAATCACTAAAAGGGAATGATGTTAAACTTGAGCAATCTGATATATCACCTGGAgcggcggaggaggaggaggaggaggtaaATTCTCCTGCAATTGGTGAAGTGTTGTCAAGACATGAGAACAGCATTGAAAATACAACCGCGGGAGAGATAGTGAAAGAGCTTAGAAAACTGAGGAGGCAGAATTTTGTTACCCAGTGCCTTCTTTCAGCAATGATTGTCCTCACTGTTGCCTGGCAGGTATCTCAGGTGTCCATCATTTTGCAAGTTAAAGATGGGTTGAGCGACCCGTTTAAATCGTTTGGGAGTATGTTAAATGGGATGCTGAAACGTTCCGGTACCAAAGGTCAAGATTCAGAAAATCAGCAGTCAGAAGTGGTTCCTGTCAAAGTTCCTCCTTTTAAAATTCCAGAGCTTCCACATATCGATTTAGGTTCCAACATTGAATAG
- the LOC133702150 gene encoding nuclear transport factor 2B-like: MDPDTVAKAFVEHYYNMFDSNRSGLANLYQDASMLTFEGQKTQGSQNIVAKLTALPFHQCKHHITTVDCQPSGPAGGMLVFVSGNLQLAGEQHALKFSQMFHLMPTPQGSYYVYNDIFRLNYA; this comes from the exons ATGGATCCAGACACAGTAGCGAAGGCATTTGTTGAGCACTACTACAATATGTTCGATTCGAATAGATCTGGGTTGGCGAATCTGTATCAAGACGCTTCCATGCTGACTTTTGAAGGTCAAAAGACTCAGGGATCCCAGAATATTGTAGCTAAACTAACTGCTCTTCCTTTTCATCAGTGCAAGCATCACATCACTACCGTTGATTGCCAGCCTTCTGGTCCTGCTGGTGGTATGCTTGTTTTTGTCTCCGGTAATCTCCAGCTCGCCGGCGAACAGCACGCTCTCAAGTTCAGCCAg ATGTTCCATTTGATGCCAACGCCACAGGGAAGCTATTATGTGTACAATGACATATTCAGGTTGAACTATGCTTGA
- the LOC133700441 gene encoding histidine kinase 3-like: MSLLHVFGFGLKVGHLLWMLCCWIVSVISMNWFINGGILETKAGLLGDGGKMWLKCLEKVSGNSCKIHHLYYQYIGSKRIRKTWWRKLLVAWIVGWITVSVWIFWYMSSQAFEKRKETLASMCDERARMLQDQFNVSMNHVQAMSILISTFHHGKNPSAIDQRTFARYTERTAFERPLTSGVAYAVRVMHSEREQFENQQGWTIKRMDTFEQSPVQKDDNVAKALEPSPIQEEYAPVIFAQDTVAHVVSLDMLSGTEDRENVLRARASGKGVLTAPFRLLKTNRLGVILTFAVYKTDLPSNAMPNERIQATDGYLGGIFDIESLVEKLLQQLASKQTILVNVYDITNQSHPISMYGSNVSDDGLEHVSALNFGDPFRKHEMRCRFKQKPPWPWLAITTSIGILVIALLIGYIFHATMNRIAKVEDDYHEMMELKKRAEAADVAKSQFLATVSHEIRTPMNGVLGMLHMLMDTELDATQQDYVRTAQDSGKALVSLINEVLDQAKIESGKIELEAMQFDLRAIMDEVLALFSGKAHEKGVELAVYVSDGVPEMLIGDPGRFRQIITNLMGNSIKFTKKGHIFLTVHLVEEVMDSIDVETESSSRNTLSGLPVADRCRSWVGFRTFNPEGSSHTLSPSSSDLINLIVSVEDTGEGIPLEAQPRVFTPFMQVDPSISRKYGGTGIGLSISKCLVGLMNGDIGFVSIPDIGSTFTFTAVFSNGCSNSNDSKLQKQRLKTLTNTMSSKFQGMTALVVDPKPVRAKVSRYQIQRLGIHVELVLDLNQGLSSISNESKVVNMIFIEQEVWDKDSSISALFVNKLQKIVSGVSTKLFLLGNSLSSRTNTATSGVYTPSVITKPLKASMLAASLQRAMGGNKGNPCNGEHPSLSLRKLLVGRKMLIVDDNKVNLMVAAAALKKYGADVVCADSGQRAIKLLKPPHKFDACFMDIQMPEMDGFEATRRIRDMESNWHIPILAMTADVIQATYEECQRCGMDGYVSKPFEAEQLYHEVSRFLQPTSSANL; this comes from the exons ATGAGTTTGCTTCATGTATTTGGGTTTGGTTTAAAGGTGGGTCATCTACTTTGGATGCTATGTTGCTGGATTGTATCAGTAATTTCCATGAACTGGTTCATTAATGGTGGAATTTTGGAGACCAAGGCTGGTTTGCTTGGTGATGGTGGCAAGATGTGGCTCAAATGCTTGGAGAAAGTTTCAGGGAATAGTTGCAAGATCCATCATCTCTACTACCAGTATATTGGTTCCAAGAGAATTAGAAAAACATGGTGGAGAAAGCTTTTGGTCGCGTGGATAGTTGGTTGGATCACTGTCTCTGTTTGGATCTTCTGGTACATGAGCTCACAAGCTTTTGAGAAGAGGAAAGAGACCCTTGCAAGTATGTGTGATGAGAGGGCTAGGATGCTACAGGATCAGTTTAATGTGAGCATGAACCATGTGCAGGCCATGTCCATTTTAATCTCAACCTTTCATCATGGAAAAAACCCTTCTGCTATTGATCAG AGGACTTTTGCGAGGTATACGGAGAGAACCGCTTTTGAGAGGCCCCTCACTAGTGGAGTGGCATATGCTGTAAGGGTGATGCACTCTGAAAGGGAACAATTTGAGAATCAACAAGGCTGGACTATTAAGAGGATGGATACCTTTGAACAAAGTCCAGTTCAAAAGGATGACAATGTCGCCAAAGCATTGGAGCCATCCCCAATTCAGGAAGAATATGCTCCTGTCATCTTTGCACAGGATACTGTCGCACATGTGGTTTCCCTTGATATGCTGTCAGGAACA GAAGACCGTGAAAACGTGTTGCGTGCTAGAGCATCTGGAAAGGGGGTTCTAACTGCTCCTTTCAGGTTACTCAAAACTAACCGTCTTGGAGTTATTTTGACATTTGCTGTCTACAAGACAGACCTCCCTTCTAATGCAATGCCAAATGAGAGGATTCAAGCAACTGACGG GTACCTTGGAGGAATCTTTGACATTGAGTCACTTGTGGAAAAGCTACTTCAACAGCTTGCAAGCAAGCAAACTATCTTAGTGAATGTATATGATATCACTAATCAGTCTCACCCTATCAGCATGTATGGTTCAAATGTATCAGATGATGGGCTGGAACATGTCAGTGCCCTTAATTTTGGGGATCCTTTCAGAAAGCATGAGATGCGCTGCAG ATTCAAACAAAAACCACCATGGCCATGGTTAGCAATAACAACATCAATTGGCATCCTTGTGATTGCATTGCTTATTGGTTACATATTCCATGCAACTATGAATCGAATTGCCAAAGTTGAAGATGATTACCATGAGATGATGGAGCTTAAAAAACGAGCTGAGGCAGCTGATGTTGCAAAATCTCAG TTTCTTGCTACGGTTTCCCATGAGATCAGAACCCCAATGAATGGTGTCCTAG GAATGCTACATATGCTTATGGACACAGAACTAGACGCAACTCAGCAAGATTATGTTAGAACTGCACAAGACAGTGGAAAAGCACTAGTCTCACTTATAAATGAGGTCTTGGATCAAGCAAAGATTGAATCTGGTAAGATTGAGCTTGAGGCAATGCAGTTTGATCTGCGAGCAATTATGGATGAAGTATTGGCACTCTTTTCTGGCAAGGCTCACGAGAAAGGAGTTGAG TTGGCAGTTTACGTGTCTGATGGTGTTCCTGAAATGCTAATCGGTGATCCAGGGAGGTTTCGGCAAATTATTACCAATCTCATGGGGAATTCAATCAAA TTTACAAAGAAAGGGCACATCTTTCTCACTGTTCATCTTGTTGAGGAGGTGATGGACTCGATAGATGTTGAGACAGAATCATCATCACGAAACACCTTGAGTGGTTTGCCAGTTGCAGATAGATGCCGGAGTTGGGTTGGATTTAGGACTTTCAATCCAGAGGGCTCAAGTCATACTCTCTCACCATCCTCTTCTGACCTCATCAATCTAATAGTTTCAGTTGAGGATACAGGAGAAGGGATCCCTCTAGAAGCCCAACCTCGTGTTTTTACTCCTTTTATGCAGGTTGATCCCTCCATTTCCAGGAAATATGGAGGCACAGGCATTGGCCTAAGCATAAGCAAGTGTTTGGTTGGCCTCATGAATGGGGATATTGGCTTTGTTAGCATACCAGATATTGGATCCACCTTCACTTTCACTGCTGTCTTTAGCAACGGTTGCTCCAATTCAAATGACTCCAAGCTCCAGAAGCAGAGACTAAAAACCCTAACTAACACAATGTCTTCCAAATTTCAGGGCATGACTGCATTGGTTGTGGACCCCAAGCCTGTTAGGGCCAAGGTCTCAAGATATCAGATCCAACGACTAGGAATACATGTTGAATTAGTTTTGGATTTAAATCAAGGTTTATCTAGCATAAGCAATGAAAGTAAAGTTGTCAATATGATCTTTATTGAACAGGAAGTTTGGGATAAGGATTCGAGCATTTCAGCTCTCTTTGTCAATAAGTTACAAAAAATTGTCTCGGGGGTTTCTACAAAACTGTTCCTCTTGGGAAATTCTCTCAGTTCAAGAACAAACACTGCAACTTCTGGTGTTTATACCCCAAGTGTCATAACCAAGCCCCTCAAGGCAAGTATGCTGGCTGCTTCTTTACAACGAGCAATGGGTGGGAATAAGGGGAATCCTTGCAATGGAGAACACCCTAGTTTGTCTCTTCGCAAACTCCTTGTTGGAAGAAAAATGCTTATTGTAGATGACAATAAAGTGAACCTCATGGTAGCTGCTGCTGCTTTGAAGAAGTATGGAGCTGATGTTGTCTGTGCAGATAGTGGCCAAAGGGCGATCAAATTGCTTAAGCCACCTCACAAATTTGATGCATGCTTCATGGATATCCAAATGCCTGAAATGGATGG GTTTGAAGCTACAAGGAGAATTCGGGATATGGAGTCAAACTGGCATATACCAATACTGGCAATGACTGCAGATGTGATCCAGGCTACATATGAGGAATGCCAAAGATGTGGGATGGATGGATATGTTTCCAAGCCATTCGAAGCTGAACAACTCTATCATGAAGTTTCACGTTTTTTGCAGCCAACTTCCAGTGCGAATTTATAG
- the LOC133700999 gene encoding uncharacterized protein LOC133700999 — protein sequence MTTSRRLADRKVNRFDKNISRRGAVPETTTKKGKDYPVGPLLLGFFIFVVIGSSLFQIIRTATDGGMA from the exons ATg ACTACATCAAGGCGTCTTGCTGATAGGAAAGTCAATAGATTTGACAAGAACATTTCTAGGAGAGGAGCTGTGCCCGAAACAACCACGAAAAAGGGAAAGGACTATCCCGTTGGTCCTCTTCTCCTTGGATTCTTCATCTTTGTTGTCATTGGATCAT CTCTATTCCAGATAATCAGGACAGCTACAGACGGAGGCATGGCCTAA
- the LOC133701843 gene encoding J protein JJJ2-like has translation MECNKDEATRAKEIAEKKFSAKDIAGAKKFALKAQNLYPGLEGIPQMMATLDVYVAAGNKINGEADWYGILGADPQADDEAVRKHYRKLALMLHPDKNKSVGADGAFKFISEAWSLLSDKTKRMAYDQRRNGKVFQKSSSSFGRSSAKPGSNGFFNFTKSSVKTNKSTSRTGHSSTPASSYKTKPNTFWTVCHGCKMQYEYLRVYHNHKLLCPNCHEPFLAVEMPPPPLHASRSAAPSSSFKQQQNSNHQAATSRNTSHSGRSNVASSNLGAGGSSGPDSNNQGNFQWGAFSRAGGATTSAQAVSVVQRAYEKVKREREEAQAATKREEAMKRKNRAASKKMSSASSNVHSNAAKRRRGMEDVGHGNNGSPFTTGFGGAGTANISGFRQGSSENRVNGITKPYGMRDVSKFETQTVLMEKAKTDIRKNINEWKSATVVKSAPGKGVENEKAIDQGKNSLSNPDDITDQNKSVDMENVVNDIKISPITSGMKTDAETLETMSINVPDPDFHDFDKDRTERCFGENQVWAAYDDDDGMPRYYAMIQSVISLNPFKMRISWLNSKTNSELGLLNWVGSGFSKTCGDFRVGRYEIYNSLNSFSHKVRWIKGTGGVIRVYPRKGDVWALYRNWSPEWNELTADEVIHKYDMVEVLEDYSEELGVTVTPLVKVAGFKTVFHQHLDPKEVRRIPREEMFRFSHHVPSYLLMGQEGPNAPKGCRELDPAATPSELLQVVVDVEEEEIVENGGNKTESKESNEGKSQSPVTS, from the coding sequence ATGGAATGCAACAAAGATGAGGCCACCAGGGCCAAAGAGATTGCTGAGAAGAAGTTCTCGGCGAAAGACATTGCGGGGGCAAAGAAATTTGCTCTGAAGGCCCAGAACTTGTATCCTGGACTTGAAGGGATTCCTCAGATGATGGCTACACTTGATGTGTATGTTGCTGCTGGGAACAAAATAAATGGGGAAGCAGATTGGTATGGGATACTTGGTGCAGATCCACAAGCAGATGATGAGGCGGTGCGGAAACATTATAGGAAGCTGGCTCTTATGCTTCATCCTGATAAAAACAAGTCTGTTGGAGCGGACGGTGCATTTAAGTTTATTTCCGAGGCATGGagtttattgtctgataaaaccAAGAGGATGGCATATGACCAGAGAAGAAATGGGAAAGTATTTCAAAAGAGTTCATCTTCTTTTGGGCGTTCATCAGCAAAACCAGGGTCCaatgggtttttcaatttcaccaaatCGAGTGTGAAGACGAACAAAAGCACTTCTCGAACTGGCCATTCTTCAACTCCTGCTTCATCTTATAAGACGAAACCCAATACCTTTTGGACTGTCTGTCATGGATGCAAGATGCAATACGAGTATCTCAGAGTCTATCATAATCATAAGCTACTATGTCCTAATTGCCATGAGCCATTTCTAGCCGTTGAAATGCCACCCCCTCCTTTGCATGCTTCTAGGTCTGCTGCACCATCGAGTTCTTTTAAGCAGCAGCAGAACTCAAACCATCAAGCTGCTACTAGCAGAAACACATCTCATTCTGGAAGGAGTAATGTTGCCTCTTCAAATTTGGGAGCAGGGGGATCCAGTGGTCCTGATTCAAATAACCAGGGAAACTTTCAGTGGGGCGCTTTCTCTAGAGCTGGTGGTGCTACAACTTCCGCTCAAGCTGTAAGTGTGGTCCAGCGGGCATATGAAAAAGTGAAGAGAGAGCGCGAGGAAGCACAGGCAGCTACAAAAAGAGAGGAGGCCATGAAGAGAAAGAATCGTGCTGCTTCAAAAAAGATGTCTAGTGCATCTTCTAATGTACATTCTAATGCTGCTAAGAGAAGAAGAGGCATGGAAGATGTTGGCCATGGAAACAACGGAAGTCCATTTACAACGGGATTTGGAGGAGCTGGCACAGCTAATATATCTGGATTTAGGCAGGGAAGTTCTGAAAATAGGGTGAATGGAATCACTAAGCCCTACGGCATGAGGGATGTCTCCAAGTTTGAAACTCAAACCGTACTAATGGAGAAGGCAAAGACAGACATTCGCAAGAATATAAATGAATGGAAGTCCGCTACAGTAGTTAAATCTGCCCCCGGAAAGGGGGTGGAGAATGAGAAAGCAATTGATCAGGGGAAAAATTCTTTGTCAAACCCTGATGACATAACTGACCAGAACAAGTCTGTGGATATGGAAAATGTAGTCAATGACATCAAAATTTCTCCCATCACTTCTGGCATGAAGACAGATGCTGAAACTTTGGAAACGATGTCAATAAATGTCCCAGATCCTGATTTTCACGATTTTGACAAAGATCGAACTGAAAGATGTTTTGGGGAAAACCAGGTATGGGCTgcatatgatgatgatgatgggatGCCCCGGTATTATGCTATGATCCAAAGTGTAATTTCTTTGAATCCGTTCAAAATGCGGATCAGTTGGCTTAATTCTAAAACTAATAGTGAACTGGGCCTCCTAAATTGGGTTGGTTCTGGCTTCTCAAAAACTTGTGGCGATTTCAGAGTGGGCAGATATGAGATATATAACTCACTCAATTCCTTTTCACACAAGGTTAGGTGGATAAAAGGAACAGGTGGGGTGATTCGTGTATATCCGAGGAAAGGGGATGTTTGGGCTCTCTATAGGAATTGGTCCCCTGAATGGAACGAGCTGACAGCAGATGAGGTGATACACAAGTATGACATGGTGGAAGTACTTGAAGACTATAGTGAAGAACTAGGTGTAACTGTTACTCCCTTGGTAAAAGTTGCTGGTTTCAAGACTGTGTTTCACCAGCATTTGGACCCCAAGGAAGTCAGGAGGATCCCAAGGGAAGAGATGTTTCGATTTTCACACCATGTTCCCTCATACTTGCTTATGGGTCAAGAAGGTCCCAATGCTCCGAAAGGTTGCAGAGAGCTGGACCCAGCAGCTACTCCATCAGAACTTCTTCAGGTTGTGGTAGATGTCGAGGAAGAAGAGATTGTGGAGAATGGGGGAAATAAAACGGAGAGCAAAGAAAGTAATGAAGGAAAGAGCCAGTCACCTGTAACTTCATGA